Proteins from one Uranotaenia lowii strain MFRU-FL unplaced genomic scaffold, ASM2978415v1 HiC_scaffold_241, whole genome shotgun sequence genomic window:
- the LOC129759677 gene encoding uncharacterized protein LOC129759677 — protein MTHIFLTWILLFFLRFESLEAKLYPCSRLLNGRTCYVENVTIESWGDHASVQFQDVLQIIIESSNISLFSLELFASLGETDFLTLKDSNIHSVNFSSDTLNSLKIHKTDLKNLSIVPVPNNNLNTLMINRNPLTTLPDSIRYLYGLSILDLSQNRLETINLDWFRQMTKLIVLDLSWNRLTKLDGSSDLRLQQVKNLWINHNHLTQIPWFPIAFPKLERIRLSDNYWSCPWILSMRQIIWDHKITLYDSDGACSERIEGGLCCYDVTPEDPEASRYELIEILVQPQTGSDLMIDDQVVNATNATEMVLPSVNGSCAELLSQISYLRQGRVRLAKEKVELEQRYEKKVASLQNILRSVREDLEESEKEVSQYRLKERLQLMAKTSKLN, from the exons ATGACTCATATTTTTCTTACTTg gattcttcTATTCTTTTTACGTTTTGAATCATTGGAGGCAAAGCTGTACCCTTGCAGCCGGCTGCTGAATGGACGCACTTGTTACGTGGAGAATGTAACGATCGAGTCCTGGGGCGATCACGCCTCGGTACAGTTCCAGGACGTTCTTCAGATCATCATTGAATCGAGTAACATTTCCCTCTTTTCATTGGAATTGTTCGCCAGTTTAGGAGAAACCGATTTCCTTACCCTGAAAGACAGCAATATTCATTCCGTTAATTTTAGCTCCGACACGTTGAACtcgttgaaaattcataaaacagatttgaaaaatctgagcATCGTTCCGGTTCCAAACAACaatttgaacacattgatgatcaacaGGAATCCGCTGACAACGTTACCGGATAGTATTCGATATTTGTACGGTTTATCGATCCTTGACCTGTCTCAAAACCGATTGGAAACCATCAacctggattggtttcgacagATGACCAAACTGATAGTTTTGGATCTTTCCTGGAATCGTCTAACGAAGCTAGACGGTAGCTCCGATCTTCGTCTGCAGCAAGTTAAGAATCTCTGGATTAATCACAACCACCTCACGCAAATTCCGTGGTTTCCGATTGCTTTCCCCAAACTGGAACGAATTCGCCTATCGGACAACTACTGGAGCTGTCCCTGGATCCTATCGATGCGTCAGATTATCTGGGATCACAAGATCACTCTCTACGACTCGGATGGTGCTTGCAGTGAGCGAATAGAAGGTGGACTTTGTTGCTATGACGTTACCCCGGAAGACCCGGAAGCATCCCGGTACGAATTGATCGAGATTCTTGTTCAACCGCAGACGGGATCCGATTTGATGATTGATGACCAAGTGGTGAATGCAACAAACGCAACGGAAATGGTTCTTCCTTCGGTTAATGGAAGCTGTGCGGAGCTGCTTAGCCAGATTAGCTATCTGCGGCAGGGCCGAGTCCGGTTGGCAAAAGAGAAGGTTGAACTGGAGCAACGGTATGAGAAAAAAGTTGCCTCGTTGCAGAACATTTTAAGAAGTGTGCGGGAAGATTTGGAGGAATCGGAGAAGGAAGTTTCACAGTACCGGCTTAAGGAACGGTTGCAACTTATGGCGAAAACTAGTAAATTGAACTAA